A region of Streptomyces sp. NBC_01750 DNA encodes the following proteins:
- a CDS encoding DoxX family protein: MPEVTMDVLVLIGRILFCVLFLNSAVGHLTKTKAMAGYAGSRGVPAPAAAVLGSGCLLLAGGLMVAFGVWADLGALLLVGFLLPTAFLMHAFWKETAEPSKTMEMVGFLKDLSLAGAGLMLFAFFSYAGHDLGLTLTGPLFHIS, encoded by the coding sequence ATGCCGGAGGTAACCATGGACGTCCTCGTGCTCATCGGTCGCATCCTCTTCTGCGTCCTGTTCCTCAACTCGGCCGTCGGCCACCTCACCAAAACGAAGGCCATGGCCGGCTATGCCGGCTCCCGCGGAGTCCCCGCACCCGCGGCGGCGGTCCTGGGCAGCGGGTGCCTGCTCCTCGCCGGCGGCCTCATGGTGGCGTTCGGGGTCTGGGCGGACCTGGGCGCACTGCTCTTGGTCGGCTTCCTCCTTCCGACGGCGTTCCTGATGCACGCCTTCTGGAAGGAGACCGCCGAACCGTCCAAGACGATGGAGATGGTCGGCTTCCTCAAGGATCTGTCGCTGGCCGGTGCGGGGCTGATGCTTTTCGCGTTCTTCTCGTACGCCGGCCACGATCTGGGACTCACTCTCACGGGCCCGCTCTTCCACATCAGCTGA
- a CDS encoding tetratricopeptide repeat protein, protein MYGKAFAPEYQGELGSVLGVNSSYDEVLATATHARRHAVSALDRARASLAVAEAGRRLGRVAEAGASWRDSYRAARQAGDRGAMAWALWSGGTLARQCGALPLARRLLAAAVDLAVEGGDRLAHGYSLAGLAETGRIQGDYEAVAEMHEQLLAQARAHGESRHMVWAMSGIAQMHRNTGACDKALALFEECARIADDADDARGRAWSLRGIADVVSVQGDTERALTLLAEAATICRDMELAGALAYNHKMRGNVLFRAARYEEACAVYSRSLREFRDMNEPRGAALSRLGLVKSRSRQGRAPDATLAELAELETEFKRIGLRHARQTVIAFRDELAGVHRNTDPSPAHLPSAGTIS, encoded by the coding sequence ATGTACGGCAAGGCATTCGCCCCCGAATACCAGGGCGAACTGGGCTCGGTGCTGGGCGTCAATTCCTCGTACGACGAGGTGCTGGCCACCGCGACCCACGCGCGGCGCCACGCCGTCTCGGCACTCGACCGCGCCCGGGCCTCGCTCGCCGTCGCCGAGGCCGGCCGACGGCTGGGCAGGGTTGCCGAAGCCGGTGCCTCCTGGCGCGACAGCTACCGCGCCGCCCGGCAGGCCGGCGATCGGGGCGCGATGGCGTGGGCTCTGTGGAGCGGTGGCACGCTGGCCCGGCAGTGCGGAGCGCTGCCGCTGGCCCGCCGCCTGCTGGCTGCCGCCGTCGACCTCGCCGTGGAGGGCGGTGATCGCCTCGCCCATGGTTACTCGCTCGCGGGCCTCGCCGAGACGGGCCGGATCCAGGGCGACTACGAGGCCGTCGCGGAGATGCACGAGCAACTGCTCGCGCAGGCACGGGCTCACGGTGAATCGCGGCACATGGTCTGGGCGATGTCCGGCATCGCGCAGATGCACCGCAACACCGGCGCATGCGACAAGGCCTTGGCGCTGTTCGAAGAGTGCGCCAGGATCGCGGACGACGCGGACGACGCACGGGGGCGGGCCTGGTCACTGCGCGGTATAGCCGACGTGGTGTCCGTGCAGGGCGATACAGAGCGGGCACTGACACTCCTGGCCGAAGCCGCAACCATCTGCCGTGACATGGAACTGGCCGGCGCGCTCGCCTACAACCACAAGATGCGCGGCAACGTCCTTTTCCGCGCGGCCCGTTACGAAGAGGCCTGCGCCGTCTACTCACGGTCCCTGCGTGAATTCCGCGATATGAACGAGCCCCGTGGAGCGGCCCTGTCCCGTCTCGGCCTCGTCAAGTCCCGCTCCCGACAGGGTCGTGCACCGGATGCGACGCTCGCGGAACTCGCAGAGCTGGAAACGGAGTTCAAGCGGATCGGGCTGCGTCACGCCCGGCAGACGGTCATCGCTTTCCGGGACGAACTGGCGGGGGTGCACCGGAACACCGACCCGTCCCCCGCCCACCTCCCTTCCGCCGGAACCATCAGCTGA
- a CDS encoding peptidoglycan recognition protein family protein: protein MTIDRRMLLRGMGRATAAGVIGAALAAGSSGRPPTAARARPRPHPRPEPATQWAGAQPAVVPRSVWQTHPMAHQKPELSATTVKAVFIHHTNSGNDYSRREVPNLIRFLSDDHMERRGWDDVGYNFFVDRTGTIYEGRSGGIANPVVGAHTLGFNVGTVGIAAIGSYGSGSAMPAPMLEAIARLAAWKLGLYGVDPRGTTVLVSTNDGSKYPKGERAVFHTVSGHRDGDWTRCPGAGLYTRLPQIRDRAARLQGRTEPPEVHADGPF, encoded by the coding sequence ATGACCATCGACCGGCGCATGCTGCTCCGCGGCATGGGCAGGGCAACCGCGGCAGGCGTGATCGGTGCCGCACTCGCCGCCGGGAGCAGTGGCAGGCCACCCACGGCGGCTCGCGCACGCCCCCGCCCGCACCCGCGGCCCGAGCCCGCCACCCAGTGGGCCGGCGCACAGCCGGCCGTCGTACCGCGCAGTGTCTGGCAGACCCACCCGATGGCTCACCAGAAGCCGGAGCTGTCCGCGACCACGGTCAAAGCGGTCTTCATTCATCACACCAACAGCGGAAACGACTACTCCCGTCGAGAGGTCCCCAATCTCATCCGTTTCCTCTCCGACGACCACATGGAGCGCCGGGGCTGGGACGACGTCGGCTACAACTTCTTCGTTGACCGGACCGGCACCATCTACGAGGGACGCTCCGGGGGCATCGCCAATCCTGTCGTCGGCGCGCACACCCTGGGCTTCAACGTCGGCACCGTCGGCATAGCGGCGATCGGCAGCTACGGCTCCGGCTCGGCCATGCCCGCGCCCATGCTGGAGGCGATAGCCCGGCTCGCCGCCTGGAAGCTCGGTCTGTACGGCGTCGACCCACGCGGCACCACGGTCCTGGTCTCCACCAACGACGGCAGCAAGTACCCGAAGGGAGAACGGGCCGTCTTCCACACGGTCTCCGGCCACCGCGACGGCGACTGGACACGGTGCCCGGGAGCCGGGCTCTATACGCGCCTTCCGCAGATCCGTGACCGGGCCGCCCGCCTCCAGGGCCGCACCGAACCGCCGGAGGTCCACGCCGATGGGCCCTTCTGA
- a CDS encoding DUF5988 family protein — protein MASKAVLEGGPDDLPDRIVPITPPGQELKIPHRGGYEHFKVTSRHLDSPEGRLPVYEWWERTEIAE, from the coding sequence ATGGCTAGCAAGGCAGTCCTCGAGGGTGGTCCGGATGATCTGCCGGATCGGATCGTCCCGATCACCCCGCCCGGACAAGAGCTGAAGATTCCGCACCGCGGCGGGTACGAGCACTTCAAGGTCACGTCGCGGCATCTGGACAGCCCGGAGGGACGGTTGCCTGTCTACGAATGGTGGGAACGGACGGAGATCGCCGAATAG
- a CDS encoding protein-tyrosine phosphatase family protein, whose protein sequence is MTELWNPSDVGVLPLPSGRLVRGRGLRRALPEGPAPAYGVYLLGKRPPEVPWETRWLRWPDFWLPGSHAEAQAALGEAWDRAAFERVEIACGGGRGRTGTALACLAVLDGVPADRAVDFVRRHYDARAVETPWQRRYVRRFTG, encoded by the coding sequence GTGACCGAGCTCTGGAACCCCTCCGACGTAGGCGTTCTACCGCTTCCTTCCGGCCGCCTGGTCCGGGGCCGGGGCCTTCGGCGTGCTCTTCCGGAAGGGCCGGCGCCCGCGTACGGCGTGTACTTGCTGGGCAAGCGGCCTCCCGAGGTCCCGTGGGAGACCCGGTGGCTGCGCTGGCCCGATTTCTGGCTGCCCGGCAGCCATGCGGAAGCTCAGGCCGCCCTCGGCGAGGCATGGGACCGTGCCGCTTTCGAACGGGTCGAGATCGCCTGCGGCGGCGGCCGTGGCCGGACCGGAACAGCCCTGGCCTGCCTTGCCGTCCTCGACGGAGTGCCGGCGGACCGGGCGGTGGACTTCGTGCGCCGGCACTACGACGCCCGCGCCGTCGAAACCCCTTGGCAGCGACGCTATGTGCGGCGCTTCACCGGCTGA
- a CDS encoding MFS transporter, whose amino-acid sequence MSLRIVPPSGSPRILALAQLVNSLGDGAYYVCSALYFSRVVGLSPAQIGLGLTIAWAIGSVGGVPLGHLADRRGPRSTAVLLALATAASVASFLFVRSFVPFLLAACCYATAQCGLAAARQALLAGLVAKEDRTEALAYLQSTLNAGLAVGAAAGGVALHFGTREAYLSVLAMDAAAFALCALVPLRLPTVRPPAPTAGDGPGLAVLRDRPYALVAFLNMVMLLRMPLISLAIPLWIVERTSAPGWSVSMLLVLNTGAVMLFQVRTAAAVTDLPSATRTVRRGGAVMLASCAVFALSAAAGAPAWVAVAVLLAGAVLQVVGEMMQSAGAWQISFDLAPAGQQGQYQGFFGTGVSVARMLGPLLLTTLIVSWGVPGWLLLGALFLAAGLAMRPAVRWAEKSDARFVCAG is encoded by the coding sequence ATGTCTCTACGGATAGTGCCGCCGAGCGGGTCCCCGCGAATACTCGCCCTCGCCCAATTGGTCAACTCGCTGGGCGACGGTGCGTACTACGTCTGCTCCGCTCTCTACTTCTCCCGTGTCGTCGGTCTCTCCCCCGCTCAGATCGGACTGGGCCTCACCATCGCCTGGGCCATCGGCTCCGTCGGGGGCGTCCCCCTCGGCCACTTGGCCGACCGCCGCGGCCCCCGCTCCACCGCTGTGCTCCTGGCCCTGGCGACCGCCGCATCGGTCGCCTCCTTCCTCTTCGTTCGCTCCTTCGTACCGTTCCTGCTGGCCGCCTGCTGCTACGCAACGGCCCAGTGCGGCCTGGCCGCCGCCCGGCAGGCGCTGCTGGCAGGCCTGGTGGCCAAGGAGGACCGCACTGAAGCGCTGGCCTACCTGCAGTCGACGCTCAACGCCGGCCTGGCCGTCGGAGCCGCAGCCGGCGGCGTCGCCCTGCACTTCGGCACCCGCGAGGCGTATCTCTCGGTCCTCGCCATGGACGCCGCGGCCTTCGCTCTGTGCGCGCTCGTCCCGCTGCGGCTGCCCACCGTACGGCCCCCGGCCCCGACCGCCGGCGACGGTCCCGGACTTGCCGTGCTCCGCGACCGCCCGTACGCGCTGGTCGCGTTCCTCAACATGGTCATGCTGCTGCGGATGCCGCTGATCAGCCTGGCCATCCCGCTGTGGATCGTGGAACGGACCTCGGCGCCCGGCTGGAGCGTCTCCATGCTGCTCGTGCTCAACACCGGAGCAGTCATGCTCTTCCAGGTCCGCACGGCCGCCGCGGTGACCGACCTGCCCAGCGCCACCCGCACGGTCCGGCGCGGCGGCGCGGTGATGCTCGCCTCCTGCGCCGTCTTCGCCCTCTCGGCAGCGGCGGGGGCACCCGCCTGGGTGGCCGTCGCCGTACTGCTGGCCGGAGCGGTACTCCAGGTCGTCGGCGAGATGATGCAGTCCGCCGGCGCCTGGCAGATCAGCTTCGACCTGGCCCCGGCCGGCCAACAAGGGCAGTACCAGGGCTTCTTCGGTACTGGCGTCTCCGTGGCCCGCATGCTCGGCCCACTGCTGCTGACCACTCTGATCGTCAGCTGGGGCGTCCCCGGCTGGCTGCTGCTCGGCGCTCTGTTCCTGGCAGCCGGACTCGCCATGAGGCCCGCGGTGCGCTGGGCCGAGAAGTCCGACGCCAGGTTTGTGTGCGCCGGTTGA
- a CDS encoding type 1 glutamine amidotransferase domain-containing protein, protein MRVLMPVPDRDFDVTEVAVPWRILTAAGHQVVFATERAGTSPAADPLLLRGVLFGQLGAEKEPKDFYDELTRSREFAATVGWADLKAEEYDGLILPGGHAQGMRQYLGSEVLHQQVGRFWALDRPVGAICHGVLVLARSRAGAGGRSVLADRRTTCLPKYMERSAYLTTAWRLGRYYRTYPAYVEDEVRAALDDPGTLFERGPRVLTARGTATDDSHAFVVQDRNYLSARWPGDAYLFGRRFLELLEGSAGSAASRP, encoded by the coding sequence ATGCGTGTACTGATGCCGGTTCCCGACCGCGATTTCGACGTCACCGAGGTGGCCGTGCCCTGGCGGATTCTCACCGCCGCCGGGCACCAGGTCGTCTTCGCCACCGAGCGCGCGGGAACAAGCCCCGCCGCGGATCCGCTCCTGCTGAGGGGCGTGCTCTTCGGGCAACTCGGCGCCGAGAAGGAGCCCAAGGACTTCTACGACGAGCTCACCCGGTCCCGGGAATTCGCCGCGACCGTGGGATGGGCGGATCTGAAGGCGGAGGAGTACGACGGGCTGATCCTGCCGGGCGGGCACGCGCAGGGGATGCGGCAGTACCTGGGCTCGGAGGTGCTGCACCAGCAGGTCGGCAGGTTCTGGGCGCTGGACCGGCCGGTCGGCGCGATCTGCCACGGCGTGCTCGTCCTGGCGCGGTCGCGTGCGGGAGCCGGCGGCCGCAGCGTGCTGGCGGACCGCCGTACGACCTGCCTGCCGAAGTACATGGAACGCTCGGCCTATCTCACCACCGCGTGGCGCCTCGGCCGCTATTACCGCACCTATCCGGCCTATGTGGAGGACGAGGTCAGGGCCGCGCTGGACGATCCGGGCACACTGTTCGAGCGCGGGCCCCGGGTGCTCACGGCGCGCGGAACCGCGACCGACGACTCACACGCGTTCGTCGTACAGGACCGCAACTACCTCTCGGCCCGTTGGCCGGGGGACGCGTACCTTTTCGGCCGCCGGTTCCTCGAACTCCTGGAAGGCTCTGCCGGATCCGCCGCATCGCGGCCCTGA
- a CDS encoding S1 family peptidase produces the protein MSALLLLGAWAAVGLAPAAAATPTPVPEPQASAGLLAAMQRDLGLTKSQAEARLAAEKTATAVEGKARRAAGTSFGGSWFDVGSGKLTVAVTNGKRADAVRATGASVRLVTHSAQHLESAKKKIDKLSAPAGVSSWHVDPRANRVVVNVIASERRDNDVEDFIARARRAGPVQVEEATEAPETYAAGTVGGDPYYTGNVRCSIGFSVYGGFVTAGHCGRPGAAVRGWDGSAIGAFQGSSFPDNDYAWVSVGNGWWTVPVVLGWGTVSDRLVRGSAEAPVGASICRSGSTSHWHCGNVLAKNETVNYSQGAVHQMTKTSVCAEPGDSGGSFISGDQAQGVTSGGWGNCSGGGETWYQPINEILGRYGLTLHTA, from the coding sequence ATGTCCGCGCTCCTCCTTCTGGGCGCCTGGGCGGCCGTAGGACTCGCCCCGGCCGCTGCCGCGACTCCCACCCCGGTTCCCGAACCGCAGGCCTCCGCCGGTCTGCTCGCCGCCATGCAGCGGGACCTGGGCCTGACGAAGAGTCAGGCGGAGGCCCGCCTTGCGGCGGAGAAAACGGCGACCGCCGTCGAAGGAAAGGCGCGGCGCGCCGCGGGAACGTCGTTCGGCGGCTCCTGGTTCGACGTGGGCAGCGGAAAGCTGACCGTGGCCGTCACCAACGGGAAGCGCGCCGACGCCGTACGCGCGACGGGTGCCTCGGTCCGGCTCGTGACGCACAGCGCGCAGCACCTCGAGTCGGCCAAGAAGAAGATCGACAAGCTGTCCGCCCCGGCCGGCGTCAGCAGCTGGCACGTCGACCCCCGAGCCAACCGGGTCGTCGTGAACGTCATCGCATCCGAGCGGCGTGACAACGATGTCGAAGACTTCATCGCCCGAGCCCGCCGAGCCGGCCCGGTCCAGGTCGAGGAGGCGACCGAGGCACCCGAGACCTACGCGGCCGGGACCGTGGGCGGCGACCCGTACTACACCGGCAATGTCCGGTGCTCGATCGGCTTCTCCGTGTACGGCGGCTTCGTCACGGCCGGGCACTGCGGTCGGCCGGGAGCGGCGGTCCGCGGCTGGGACGGTTCCGCCATCGGCGCCTTCCAGGGCTCGTCCTTCCCCGACAACGACTACGCCTGGGTCAGCGTCGGCAACGGCTGGTGGACCGTCCCCGTGGTCCTCGGCTGGGGCACCGTCTCCGACCGGTTGGTCCGCGGCTCGGCCGAAGCCCCCGTCGGCGCCTCGATATGCCGCTCCGGCTCCACGTCGCACTGGCACTGCGGCAATGTCCTGGCCAAGAACGAGACCGTCAACTACAGCCAGGGCGCGGTCCATCAGATGACGAAGACGAGCGTCTGCGCCGAGCCAGGAGACTCGGGCGGATCCTTCATCAGCGGCGACCAGGCCCAGGGGGTGACCTCCGGTGGCTGGGGCAACTGCAGCGGCGGAGGCGAGACCTGGTACCAGCCGATCAACGAAATCCTCGGCCGGTACGGCCTGACGCTGCACACCGCCTGA
- a CDS encoding flavodoxin family protein: protein MPATTDRYDQLRALFINCTLKRSPETSNTEGLIDKSRTVMEKAGVTTEVIRAVDHDIATGVWPDMTEHGWESDAWPQLHEKVMAADILTLCGPIWLGDNSSVMKQVIERLYACSSILNDRGQYAYYGRVGGCLITGNEDGVKHCAMNILYSLQHLGYTIPPQADAGWIGEAGPGPSYLDPGSGGPQNDFTNRNTTFMTWNLMHLGALLKQAGGIPAHGNQRSEWDAGCRDDFPNPDYR from the coding sequence ATGCCCGCGACGACGGACCGCTACGACCAGCTGCGCGCCCTGTTCATCAACTGCACGCTCAAGCGCTCCCCCGAGACCAGCAACACCGAGGGCCTGATCGACAAGAGCCGCACGGTCATGGAGAAGGCAGGCGTCACGACCGAGGTGATCCGCGCCGTCGACCACGACATCGCGACCGGTGTCTGGCCCGATATGACCGAGCACGGCTGGGAGAGCGACGCCTGGCCCCAGCTGCACGAAAAGGTCATGGCCGCCGACATCCTCACCCTCTGCGGACCGATCTGGCTCGGCGACAACAGCTCCGTGATGAAGCAGGTCATCGAGCGCCTCTACGCGTGCTCCAGCATCCTCAACGACCGCGGCCAGTACGCGTACTACGGACGCGTCGGCGGCTGCCTCATCACCGGCAACGAGGACGGCGTCAAACACTGCGCCATGAACATCCTCTACAGCCTCCAGCACCTCGGCTACACCATCCCGCCGCAAGCCGATGCCGGCTGGATCGGCGAAGCCGGCCCCGGCCCCTCCTACCTGGACCCGGGCTCGGGCGGCCCGCAGAACGACTTCACCAACCGCAACACGACCTTCATGACCTGGAACCTCATGCACCTCGGCGCGCTGCTGAAGCAGGCGGGCGGCATCCCGGCACATGGCAATCAGCGCTCCGAATGGGACGCCGGCTGCCGCGACGACTTCCCCAATCCCGACTACCGCTGA
- a CDS encoding lysylphosphatidylglycerol synthase transmembrane domain-containing protein — MATAQGNLLRGLPLRQIACLVPIAAVSLWAAQHWQLITAGGSRLLSADQYWLLLAVTLTVLGWVAVSFTRQGATLEHLPPLRLFVTQFAAGAANHLLPAGLGAGTVNLRFLQRCGLSLPRSSAALALHMLAAGTGRAVLLLALLAASPHALQLDGLLPHAAGPVLVAAGSLACAVAVVLVAVRPLRRAIRTFVDTALRDARSVHTRPARVLALWGGAVAYPTLQAAGLVAVAMALDVSVPAVHVGLAYLAGSTLAAVIPTPGGIGSVDAALVIALVMAGVSVALATSVVLGYRIITVWLPLLPGALVLGVLVRSKVI, encoded by the coding sequence ATGGCCACAGCTCAAGGAAACCTCCTGCGGGGGCTGCCACTGCGACAGATCGCCTGCCTGGTGCCGATCGCCGCGGTCAGCCTGTGGGCGGCCCAGCACTGGCAGCTCATCACGGCCGGCGGCAGCCGGCTGCTGTCCGCCGATCAGTACTGGCTGCTGCTCGCTGTCACGCTCACCGTGCTGGGCTGGGTCGCCGTATCCTTCACGCGCCAGGGCGCGACCCTCGAACACCTCCCCCCGCTACGGCTGTTCGTGACGCAGTTCGCCGCGGGTGCCGCCAACCATCTCCTCCCGGCAGGACTCGGTGCGGGCACGGTCAATCTTCGTTTCCTCCAGCGCTGCGGACTCTCGTTGCCCCGCTCCTCCGCCGCCCTGGCCCTGCACATGCTGGCGGCGGGCACGGGACGAGCCGTACTGCTGCTCGCTCTCCTCGCCGCCTCTCCGCACGCGCTGCAACTGGACGGTCTCCTGCCGCACGCAGCAGGCCCGGTGCTCGTGGCCGCGGGATCTCTGGCGTGCGCGGTAGCGGTCGTGCTGGTGGCGGTACGGCCGTTGCGCAGAGCCATCCGTACGTTTGTGGACACCGCGCTGCGGGACGCGCGCTCCGTGCACACCAGGCCTGCGCGCGTGCTGGCCCTCTGGGGTGGCGCCGTGGCTTATCCGACGCTGCAGGCCGCGGGACTGGTCGCCGTGGCGATGGCGCTGGACGTGTCCGTCCCGGCCGTCCATGTCGGTCTCGCCTATCTCGCCGGAAGCACGCTGGCCGCTGTCATACCGACACCCGGCGGCATCGGCTCGGTGGACGCGGCGCTCGTCATAGCGCTGGTCATGGCCGGGGTTTCGGTCGCCCTGGCCACCTCTGTGGTTCTCGGCTACCGGATCATCACGGTGTGGCTGCCGCTGCTTCCCGGGGCCCTCGTACTAGGTGTCCTGGTCCGTTCGAAGGTGATCTGA
- a CDS encoding serine/threonine-protein kinase, whose product MNAWSVPGYTESRELGSGGSGRVVLAVHDATGMPVAVKYLSERLRTDSGFVQVFRAEARLLGGLDSPYVVGLYEYVEAPQGAAIVMELVDGIALRALLQREGATGPEAALVVLKGSLLGLAAAHRAGVVHRDYKPENVLVAVDGSSKLVDFGIAAGRGTTPGVAGTPAYMAPEQWNGEPASPAADVYAATATFYECLTGSKPFSGENFAELALQHISAPVPEEEAPEPVRPLIRRGMAKEPEARPANAAAFVAELEEIAGAAYGPDWEERGQRKLAALAALLPLLLPSAAGQAAGTTELATTALGGGWGSWKPGLRGVLTGIAALVVAVLVAVAAKATGDDPRQQTAQSVATTSAVPGTAATSPVGPSGSASPSATGSASASADSSPSPSGSATAGPGTPSPGMSSTPSSPSSSAPSADPSTSPPTTAPVKVRSVSVSSLRQTSTTGAAASIDVVTDGTGPVTIVIAWFAGDAKGELGTQDGSQTFERSGATQYTITLDHTFRGRSCYWGVRATTNPTAANGSSTQQILTRRCSIQ is encoded by the coding sequence ATGAACGCGTGGTCGGTACCCGGGTACACCGAGTCCCGGGAGTTGGGCTCCGGTGGCAGCGGGCGCGTCGTCCTGGCCGTCCATGACGCGACCGGCATGCCGGTCGCCGTCAAGTACCTCAGCGAGAGGCTGCGGACGGATTCCGGCTTCGTTCAGGTGTTCCGGGCGGAGGCACGTCTGCTCGGCGGCCTCGATTCGCCGTATGTGGTGGGGCTGTACGAATACGTCGAAGCGCCGCAGGGCGCCGCCATCGTGATGGAGCTCGTCGACGGCATCGCCCTGCGCGCGCTACTGCAGCGCGAAGGCGCTACAGGCCCCGAAGCGGCGCTCGTGGTACTCAAGGGCTCGCTGCTGGGACTGGCGGCCGCGCACCGGGCGGGTGTGGTGCACCGCGACTACAAACCGGAGAACGTCCTGGTCGCGGTGGACGGCTCGTCCAAGCTGGTCGACTTCGGCATCGCCGCGGGACGCGGCACCACGCCGGGAGTGGCCGGCACTCCCGCCTATATGGCCCCGGAACAGTGGAACGGGGAGCCCGCCTCACCGGCGGCCGACGTCTACGCCGCGACCGCGACGTTCTACGAGTGCCTGACGGGCAGCAAGCCGTTCTCCGGCGAGAACTTCGCCGAGCTGGCACTGCAGCACATCAGCGCACCGGTCCCCGAGGAGGAGGCTCCGGAGCCGGTGCGCCCGCTGATCAGGCGCGGAATGGCGAAGGAGCCGGAAGCGCGGCCCGCGAACGCGGCGGCGTTCGTGGCGGAGCTCGAGGAGATCGCCGGGGCCGCCTACGGCCCGGACTGGGAGGAGCGGGGCCAGCGGAAACTCGCCGCGCTTGCCGCGCTGTTGCCGCTCCTCCTCCCCTCGGCCGCGGGCCAGGCCGCGGGGACCACCGAGCTGGCCACGACCGCGCTCGGCGGCGGCTGGGGCAGCTGGAAGCCCGGCCTGCGTGGGGTGCTGACAGGCATCGCCGCGCTCGTTGTGGCCGTGCTGGTCGCCGTTGCCGCGAAGGCGACCGGGGACGACCCGCGGCAGCAGACGGCTCAGTCCGTCGCCACCACCAGCGCGGTACCGGGCACGGCCGCCACTTCGCCCGTCGGCCCGTCCGGCTCGGCGAGCCCGTCGGCGACGGGCAGTGCCTCTGCCTCCGCCGACAGCTCCCCTTCTCCTTCCGGCAGCGCGACCGCCGGACCCGGCACGCCCTCACCCGGGATGTCTTCGACCCCGTCCTCCCCGTCGTCGTCCGCGCCGTCCGCCGACCCCAGCACTTCCCCTCCCACCACCGCTCCGGTGAAGGTCAGGTCCGTCTCCGTCTCGAGCCTGCGCCAGACGAGTACGACGGGTGCCGCCGCGTCCATCGACGTCGTCACGGACGGCACCGGTCCCGTGACCATCGTCATCGCCTGGTTCGCCGGCGATGCGAAGGGTGAACTGGGCACACAGGACGGCTCGCAGACCTTCGAGCGAAGCGGCGCGACGCAATACACGATCACGCTGGACCACACATTCCGAGGGCGAAGCTGTTACTGGGGCGTACGGGCGACGACGAACCCGACTGCCGCGAACGGCAGTTCCACGCAGCAGATCCTGACCCGGCGGTGCAGCATCCAATGA